In a genomic window of Streptomyces koelreuteriae:
- a CDS encoding ATP-binding protein: MNEYFPAQYTIRLTVGEHAAQHIRRIARSFLEEWRMPELSDAVELGVTELLANVVRHVPDRRCTLLLLRQPHGVRVEVSDGSNRLPVPPPRQDPESESGRGLLLLDAMADKWGVSVWRDGGKTVWFECGAGAVALE, translated from the coding sequence GTGAATGAATACTTTCCCGCCCAGTACACGATCCGGCTCACCGTCGGTGAACACGCCGCCCAGCACATCCGCCGTATCGCCCGCTCCTTCCTCGAAGAGTGGCGCATGCCCGAGCTGTCCGACGCCGTCGAACTCGGCGTCACCGAACTGCTCGCCAACGTCGTACGGCACGTCCCGGACCGGCGCTGCACCCTGCTGTTGCTGCGGCAGCCGCACGGCGTGCGCGTGGAGGTGTCGGACGGCAGCAACCGACTGCCCGTACCCCCGCCCCGGCAGGACCCGGAGTCCGAGAGCGGCCGGGGACTGCTCCTGCTCGACGCGATGGCCGACAAGTGGGGCGTGTCGGTGTGGCGTGACGGTGGGAAGACCGTGTGGTTCGAATGCGGGGCCGGGGCCGTCGCCCTAGAGTGA
- a CDS encoding cytochrome P450, producing the protein MPCPALPEGFDFTDPDLLHQRVPLPEFAELRRVEPVCWVPQPANVAGFQDEGYWAVTRHADVKYVSTHPELFSSYLNTAIIRFNEHIDRDSIDAQRFILLNMDPPEHTRVRQIVQRGFTPRAIRALEERLRARALAIVANARAHSGPFDFVTQVACELPLQAIAELMGVPQEDRDKIFDWSNKMIAYDDPEYAITAEVGAESATEIIAYAMNMAADRKQCPARDIVTQLVAAENEGNLNSDEFGFFVLMLAVAGNETTRNAITHGMHAFLTHPEQWELYKRDRPSTTAEEIVRWATPVAAFQRTATQDTELGGKRIRKGDRVGLFYASANHDPEVFDDPDDFDVTRDPNPHLGFGGGGPHFCLGKSLAVLEIDLIFNAIADAMPGLRLVEDPRRLRSAWINGVKELRVSTAG; encoded by the coding sequence ATGCCCTGTCCCGCGCTGCCCGAGGGATTCGACTTCACCGACCCGGACCTGCTGCATCAACGCGTGCCCCTGCCGGAGTTCGCCGAGCTGCGCCGGGTCGAGCCGGTCTGCTGGGTGCCGCAGCCGGCCAATGTCGCCGGCTTCCAGGACGAGGGGTACTGGGCCGTCACCCGGCACGCCGACGTCAAGTACGTCTCCACGCACCCGGAGTTGTTCTCGTCGTACCTCAACACGGCGATCATCCGCTTCAACGAGCACATCGACCGGGACTCCATCGACGCGCAGCGGTTCATCCTGCTCAACATGGACCCGCCGGAGCACACACGGGTCCGGCAGATCGTGCAGCGCGGCTTCACGCCCCGGGCGATCCGCGCCCTGGAGGAACGGCTGCGGGCCCGGGCCCTGGCGATCGTCGCGAACGCCCGCGCGCACTCCGGGCCGTTCGACTTCGTCACCCAGGTCGCCTGCGAACTGCCCCTCCAGGCGATCGCGGAGCTGATGGGCGTCCCGCAGGAGGACCGGGACAAGATCTTCGACTGGTCGAACAAGATGATCGCGTACGACGATCCCGAGTACGCCATCACCGCCGAGGTCGGCGCCGAGTCGGCCACGGAGATCATCGCCTACGCGATGAACATGGCCGCCGACCGCAAGCAGTGCCCCGCCCGCGACATCGTCACGCAGCTGGTCGCGGCGGAGAACGAGGGCAACCTCAACTCGGACGAGTTCGGCTTCTTCGTGCTGATGCTGGCCGTCGCGGGCAACGAGACCACCCGCAACGCCATCACCCACGGCATGCACGCCTTCCTCACCCACCCCGAGCAGTGGGAGCTGTACAAGAGGGACCGGCCGTCGACGACGGCGGAGGAGATCGTGCGCTGGGCGACCCCGGTCGCCGCCTTCCAGCGCACCGCCACCCAGGACACCGAGCTGGGCGGCAAGCGGATCCGCAAGGGCGACCGCGTCGGCCTCTTCTATGCCTCCGCCAACCACGACCCCGAGGTCTTCGACGACCCGGACGACTTCGACGTCACCCGCGATCCCAACCCGCACCTCGGTTTCGGCGGCGGCGGCCCGCACTTCTGCCTGGGCAAGTCCCTCGCGGTGCTGGAGATCGACCTCATCTTCAACGCCATCGCCGACGCCATGCCGGGGCTGCGGCTGGTCGAGGACCCGCGTCGGCTGCGGTCGGCGTGGATCAACGGGGTGAAGGAGCTCCGGGTGAGTACGGCCGGCTGA
- a CDS encoding ABC transporter ATP-binding protein encodes MIRFEDVSVTYDGASEPTVQGIDFEVPEGELVLLAGPSGVGKSTVLGAVSGLVPHFTGGTLRGRVTVAGRDTRTHKPRELADVVGTVGQDPLAHFVTDTVEDELAYGMESLGLAPDVMRRRVEETLDLLGLADLRNRPIATLSGGQQQRVAIGSVLTPHPSVLVLDEPTSALDPAAAEEVLAVLQRLVHDLGTTVFMAEHRLERVIQYADQVALLPTPGAPPIVGPPAEVMAVSPVYPPVVALGRLAGWTPLPLTVRDARRRAADLRGRLDIAPKGRGELRDQPQPTRTRERSTPPTLLGEVQSLSVTRSRIQALTHITLTITPGETIALMGRNGAGKSTLLNALVGLITPTSGTVKLGESTPHRTPPKDLVRKVGLVPQEPRDLLYADTVAAECTAADQDAQAAPGTCRALVTELLPGVTDDTHPRDLSEGQRLALALSVVLTARPPLLLLDEPTRGLDYAAKARLAGVLRKLAEEGHAIVLATHDVELAAEIAHRVVLLAEGEVIADGPTAEVVVSSPSFAPQVTKILAPQHWLTVNEVRAALQSGTDA; translated from the coding sequence GTGATCCGCTTCGAGGACGTCTCCGTCACCTACGACGGTGCCTCCGAACCCACCGTCCAGGGCATCGACTTCGAGGTCCCCGAGGGCGAACTCGTCCTCCTGGCCGGTCCCTCCGGCGTCGGCAAGTCCACCGTCCTGGGCGCGGTCAGCGGGCTCGTGCCGCACTTCACCGGCGGCACCCTGCGCGGCCGGGTCACGGTGGCCGGACGCGACACCCGCACCCACAAGCCCCGCGAACTCGCCGACGTCGTCGGCACGGTGGGCCAGGACCCGCTCGCCCACTTCGTCACCGACACCGTCGAGGACGAACTCGCCTACGGCATGGAGTCCCTGGGCCTCGCCCCCGACGTGATGCGCCGCCGCGTCGAGGAGACCCTCGACCTCCTCGGCCTCGCCGACCTCCGCAACCGCCCCATCGCCACCCTCTCCGGCGGCCAGCAACAGCGCGTCGCCATCGGCTCGGTCCTCACCCCGCACCCCAGCGTCCTGGTCCTGGACGAACCGACCTCCGCCCTCGACCCCGCAGCAGCCGAAGAGGTCCTGGCGGTCCTCCAGCGCCTCGTCCACGACCTCGGCACGACGGTCTTCATGGCCGAACACCGCCTGGAACGAGTCATCCAGTACGCCGACCAGGTCGCCCTCCTCCCGACCCCGGGCGCACCCCCGATCGTCGGCCCCCCGGCGGAGGTGATGGCGGTGTCCCCGGTGTATCCCCCGGTGGTGGCTCTGGGCCGACTGGCAGGTTGGACACCGTTGCCGCTGACGGTCCGTGACGCGCGACGAAGGGCAGCGGATCTACGCGGACGGCTGGACATCGCCCCCAAGGGGCGCGGGGAACTGCGCGACCAGCCACAACCAACCCGCACCCGCGAACGGTCCACACCCCCCACCCTCCTGGGCGAAGTCCAATCCCTCTCAGTAACCCGCTCCCGAATCCAAGCCCTCACCCACATCACCCTCACCATCACCCCCGGCGAAACCATCGCCCTCATGGGCCGCAACGGCGCCGGAAAATCCACCCTCCTCAACGCCCTCGTCGGCCTCATCACCCCCACCTCGGGCACCGTCAAACTCGGCGAATCCACCCCCCACCGCACACCCCCCAAGGACCTCGTCCGCAAGGTCGGCCTCGTCCCCCAGGAACCCCGCGACCTGCTCTACGCCGACACCGTCGCAGCCGAGTGCACGGCAGCCGACCAGGACGCCCAAGCAGCACCCGGCACCTGCCGAGCCCTGGTCACCGAACTGCTCCCGGGCGTCACCGACGACACCCACCCCCGGGACCTCTCGGAGGGCCAGCGCCTCGCCCTGGCCCTGTCCGTCGTACTGACCGCCCGCCCCCCGCTGCTCCTGCTGGACGAGCCCACCCGAGGCCTGGACTACGCGGCGAAGGCCCGCTTGGCCGGTGTGCTGCGCAAGCTCGCGGAGGAGGGGCACGCCATCGTGCTGGCGACGCACGACGTGGAGCTGGCCGCCGAGATCGCCCACCGGGTGGTGCTCCTGGCCGAGGGCGAGGTGATCGCCGACGGCCCGACGGCGGAGGTCGTGGTCTCCTCGCCGTCCTTCGCCCCGCAGGTCACCAAGATCCTGGCCCCGCAGCACTGGCTCACGGTCAACGAGGTCCGCGCGGCGCTCCAGTCCGGGACGGACGCGTGA
- a CDS encoding helix-turn-helix domain-containing protein, translating to MTHINALDPGASPLDYYGFELRRHREAAGLTQKQLGEIVNYTGSLVGQIETARKLPTPEFSQRADAALETGGQLSRLVDLVLRSQLPAWFQQVAELQARAVEICSFEALMVQGLLQTRAYACAVLGVLDKSNLEDRTAVRLARQGIFEKEEPPVFWAILSEAALYLEVGGRETMREQLAHLLSFEYNPRINIQVLPFSAGAHAGLQGSFDVYRFASDPAIVYTEGYGSGHPTANPDTVKDCSLRYDHLQAAALSLRDSAELMRRVMEERYGEQRDSDGDPVA from the coding sequence GTGACCCACATCAACGCCCTTGACCCGGGTGCGTCCCCCTTGGATTACTACGGCTTCGAGCTGAGGCGGCACAGAGAGGCGGCCGGGCTGACGCAGAAACAGCTCGGGGAGATCGTCAACTACACCGGCTCGCTCGTCGGCCAGATCGAAACGGCCCGGAAGCTCCCGACGCCGGAGTTCAGTCAACGGGCGGATGCGGCGCTGGAGACGGGAGGGCAGTTGTCCCGACTGGTCGACCTGGTGCTGCGTAGCCAACTTCCGGCCTGGTTTCAGCAGGTGGCGGAGCTCCAGGCGAGAGCAGTGGAGATCTGCTCCTTCGAGGCGCTCATGGTCCAGGGCCTGCTCCAGACCCGTGCGTACGCGTGTGCCGTGCTCGGTGTGCTGGACAAGAGCAACCTCGAAGACCGCACCGCCGTACGACTGGCGCGCCAGGGCATCTTCGAGAAGGAGGAGCCGCCTGTCTTCTGGGCGATCCTCAGCGAGGCCGCACTGTACCTGGAGGTCGGCGGCCGGGAGACCATGCGCGAGCAACTCGCCCACCTGTTGTCCTTCGAGTACAACCCTCGGATCAACATCCAGGTGCTGCCGTTCTCGGCCGGAGCACACGCGGGACTGCAAGGCTCGTTCGACGTCTACCGCTTCGCGAGCGACCCGGCCATCGTCTACACGGAGGGCTACGGCAGCGGGCATCCCACCGCGAATCCGGACACCGTCAAGGACTGCTCGCTCCGTTACGATCATCTTCAGGCCGCCGCGCTCTCCCTCAGGGATTCGGCGGAGTTGATGCGGCGAGTGATGGAGGAACGCTATGGCGAGCAACGCGATTCCGACGGGGATCCGGTGGCGTAA
- a CDS encoding steroid 3-ketoacyl-CoA thiolase — protein sequence MAAEPVIVEAVRTPIGKRGGALAHLHPSYLLGETYRELLGRTGIPADCVEQIVGGTVTHAGEQSMNPARTAWLTMGLPYETAATTVDAQCGSSQQASHMLANMVAAGVIDVGISCGVESMSRVPLGSGSKHGPGKPFPDEWNVDLPNQFEAAERIARHRGLTRENVDALGLASQERAAHAWAEERFKRETFAVQVPTTEEEQHAGQGMWRLVDKDEGLRDTSAEALASLKPIMPTAVHTAGNSSQISDGAAAIMWASKRMARALKLRPRARIVAQALVGADPHFHLDGPIDATNAVLGKAGMSLKDIDLVEINEAFASVVLSWAQVFEQGLEKVNVNGGAIALGHPVGATGARLITTALHELERTDKEFALITMCAGGGLATGTIIQRL from the coding sequence ATGGCTGCCGAACCCGTGATCGTCGAAGCCGTACGCACCCCGATCGGCAAGCGCGGCGGCGCGCTCGCCCATCTGCACCCGTCCTACCTGCTGGGTGAGACCTACCGTGAACTCCTGGGCCGCACCGGCATCCCCGCCGACTGCGTCGAACAGATCGTCGGCGGTACGGTCACCCACGCCGGCGAGCAGTCCATGAACCCCGCGCGCACGGCCTGGCTCACGATGGGGCTGCCCTACGAGACGGCCGCGACGACCGTCGACGCGCAGTGCGGGTCCTCCCAGCAGGCCTCCCACATGCTGGCCAACATGGTCGCCGCCGGCGTGATCGACGTCGGTATCTCCTGCGGCGTGGAGTCGATGTCCCGGGTGCCGCTGGGGTCGGGCTCCAAGCACGGGCCCGGGAAGCCGTTCCCCGACGAGTGGAACGTCGACCTCCCGAACCAGTTCGAGGCAGCCGAGCGCATCGCCCGCCACCGGGGCCTGACCCGCGAGAACGTCGACGCCCTCGGGCTCGCCTCCCAGGAACGGGCCGCCCACGCCTGGGCGGAGGAACGCTTCAAACGAGAGACCTTCGCCGTCCAGGTCCCGACGACGGAGGAGGAGCAGCACGCCGGGCAGGGCATGTGGCGCCTGGTCGACAAGGACGAGGGTCTGCGCGACACGTCGGCGGAAGCGCTGGCCTCCCTGAAGCCGATCATGCCTACGGCGGTGCATACGGCCGGCAACTCGTCGCAGATCTCCGACGGGGCGGCGGCGATCATGTGGGCGTCGAAGAGGATGGCTCGTGCGTTGAAGCTGCGGCCTCGGGCGCGGATCGTGGCCCAGGCGCTGGTGGGAGCCGACCCGCACTTCCATCTGGACGGGCCGATCGACGCGACGAACGCCGTGTTGGGCAAGGCCGGGATGTCCCTGAAGGACATCGACCTCGTCGAGATCAACGAGGCGTTCGCGTCCGTCGTCCTGAGCTGGGCGCAGGTCTTCGAGCAGGGCCTGGAGAAGGTGAACGTCAACGGCGGTGCGATCGCACTCGGGCACCCGGTGGGAGCCACCGGGGCCCGGCTCATCACGACGGCGCTTCATGAACTGGAGCGCACGGACAAGGAGTTCGCGCTGATCACCATGTGTGCGGGGGGCGGTTTGGCCACCGGCACGATCATTCAGAGGCTGTAG
- a CDS encoding aggregation-promoting factor C-terminal-like domain-containing protein, translated as MPAASVLRRAATPKNALAGTALAAATCGTLIAAAPAHGATTGASSAKTVAKKMIGDDAQYECFSEIVEQESDWDVNAQNTSSGAYGLVQALPGAKMASAGSDWKTNAATQIEWGLDYMKDRYGSACGAWDHWQSHGSY; from the coding sequence GTGCCCGCCGCATCCGTCCTCCGCCGTGCCGCCACCCCGAAGAACGCCCTCGCCGGTACCGCCCTGGCCGCGGCCACCTGCGGCACCCTGATCGCCGCCGCGCCCGCCCACGGCGCGACGACGGGGGCCTCCTCGGCGAAGACGGTCGCGAAGAAGATGATCGGCGACGACGCCCAGTACGAGTGCTTCTCCGAGATCGTCGAGCAGGAGAGCGACTGGGACGTGAACGCCCAGAACACCTCCAGCGGCGCCTACGGCCTGGTCCAGGCCCTGCCGGGCGCCAAGATGGCCTCGGCCGGTTCCGACTGGAAGACCAACGCGGCCACCCAGATCGAGTGGGGCCTGGACTACATGAAGGACCGCTACGGCAGCGCCTGCGGCGCCTGGGACCACTGGCAGTCCCACGGCTCGTACTGA
- a CDS encoding ECF transporter S component: MNAQRQARAVRLGPRSLAALLLVSAVGVAAFGWPFLAPPTSQLSAHAQDAPWLFAGLLVLLVGVVGAAISESGLGPKAVAMLGVLAATGAALRPIGAGTAGIEPMFFLMVLSGRVLGPGFGFVLGSVTMFASALLTGGVGPWLPFQMLAMGWFAMGAGLLPGPDRLRGRTELVLLAAYGFLAAFAYGTVMNMAGWPFMSALASNVAFDPQATVPANLARFVAYCLATSLGWDLGRAVVTVVLTLTLGPAVLRALRRATRRAAFETPVTFDTPPSVKHPT; the protein is encoded by the coding sequence GTGAACGCCCAGCGCCAGGCCCGGGCCGTCCGCCTCGGCCCCCGCTCCCTCGCCGCCCTGCTCCTGGTCAGTGCCGTGGGGGTGGCCGCGTTCGGCTGGCCCTTCCTCGCCCCGCCCACCTCGCAGCTCAGCGCGCACGCGCAGGACGCGCCGTGGCTCTTCGCGGGCCTGCTGGTGCTGCTCGTGGGGGTGGTGGGCGCGGCGATCTCCGAGTCCGGTCTCGGCCCGAAGGCGGTGGCGATGCTCGGCGTGCTGGCCGCGACGGGGGCGGCCCTGCGGCCGATCGGCGCCGGTACGGCCGGGATCGAGCCGATGTTCTTCCTGATGGTGCTGAGCGGCCGGGTCCTCGGCCCGGGTTTCGGGTTCGTGCTCGGCTCGGTGACGATGTTCGCGTCCGCGCTGCTCACGGGCGGGGTGGGCCCGTGGCTGCCGTTCCAGATGCTGGCGATGGGCTGGTTCGCGATGGGCGCGGGCCTCCTGCCGGGCCCGGACCGCCTGCGCGGCCGGACGGAACTCGTCCTCCTGGCGGCCTACGGCTTCCTCGCCGCCTTCGCCTACGGCACGGTGATGAACATGGCGGGCTGGCCCTTCATGAGCGCGCTCGCCTCGAACGTCGCCTTCGACCCGCAGGCGACGGTCCCCGCCAACCTGGCCCGTTTCGTCGCGTACTGCCTGGCCACCTCGCTCGGCTGGGACCTGGGCCGGGCCGTCGTCACGGTCGTCCTGACCCTCACCCTCGGCCCGGCGGTGCTCAGGGCCCTGCGCCGCGCCACACGCCGGGCGGCGTTCGAGACGCCGGTCACCTTCGACACCCCGCCGAGCGTGAAGCACCCCACGTGA
- a CDS encoding DUF397 domain-containing protein — protein sequence MASNAIPTGIRWRKSSYSGDQGGNCVECAPIGALAWRASTYSSDQGGNCIEIAETPHTTIAIRDSKNPAGPILTLDPAAFTTFVNWTTTDGDYSL from the coding sequence ATGGCGAGCAACGCGATTCCGACGGGGATCCGGTGGCGTAAGTCCAGCTACAGCGGCGATCAAGGCGGCAACTGCGTCGAATGCGCGCCGATCGGGGCCCTGGCCTGGCGCGCGTCGACATACAGCAGCGATCAGGGCGGCAACTGCATCGAGATCGCCGAAACCCCCCACACCACCATCGCCATACGCGACTCCAAGAACCCGGCGGGACCGATCCTCACCCTCGACCCCGCCGCGTTCACGACCTTCGTCAACTGGACGACGACGGACGGCGACTACAGCCTCTGA